From Halotia branconii CENA392, the proteins below share one genomic window:
- a CDS encoding aspartate aminotransferase — protein MSLDWIVPAERVQQLPPYVFARLDELKAKAREQGLDLIDLGMGNPDGATPQPVVEAAVAALKNSANHGYPPFEGTASFRRAITNWYRRRYDVVLDPDSEALPLLGSKEGLTHLAIAYINPGDVVLVPSPAYPAHFRGPVIAGGKVHSLILKPENDWLIDLAAIPDEVAQQAKILYFNYPSNPTAATAPREFFEEIVAFARKHEILLVHDLCYAELAFDGYQPTSLLEIPGAKEIGVEFHTLSKTYNMAGWRVGFVVGNRHVIQGLRTLKTNLDYGIFAALQTAAETALQLPDVYLHEVQQRYRTRRDFLIQGLGELGWDIPKTKATMYLWVKCPVGMGSTDFALNLLQQTGVVVTPGNAFGIAGEGYVRISLIADCDRLGEALHRFKQAGISYQPEAVLST, from the coding sequence ATGAGTTTAGATTGGATTGTCCCAGCAGAACGTGTACAGCAACTACCACCTTATGTATTTGCCCGTCTGGACGAACTTAAGGCGAAAGCACGAGAACAAGGACTAGATTTAATTGATTTGGGTATGGGAAACCCCGATGGTGCGACACCACAGCCAGTGGTAGAAGCAGCAGTTGCGGCTTTAAAAAATTCCGCCAACCACGGTTATCCGCCCTTTGAAGGCACTGCTAGTTTCCGTCGTGCAATTACTAACTGGTATCGCCGCCGCTATGATGTCGTTCTCGATCCTGATAGCGAAGCTTTGCCACTACTTGGTTCTAAAGAAGGATTAACTCATCTGGCGATCGCTTATATTAATCCTGGCGATGTAGTTTTAGTTCCTTCGCCAGCTTATCCCGCCCATTTTCGTGGCCCTGTAATCGCTGGCGGCAAAGTTCACAGCTTGATTCTCAAACCAGAAAATGACTGGTTAATTGATTTAGCTGCGATTCCTGATGAAGTTGCTCAACAAGCCAAAATACTTTATTTCAACTATCCCAGCAATCCTACCGCCGCTACCGCCCCCCGTGAATTTTTTGAAGAAATCGTCGCCTTCGCCCGTAAACACGAAATTCTCTTAGTACATGATTTGTGTTACGCCGAGTTAGCTTTTGATGGTTATCAACCTACTAGCTTATTAGAAATTCCCGGCGCGAAAGAAATAGGTGTGGAATTTCATACCTTATCTAAAACTTATAATATGGCTGGTTGGCGTGTGGGGTTTGTGGTGGGGAACCGCCATGTAATTCAAGGTTTACGGACACTCAAAACCAACTTGGATTATGGCATTTTTGCCGCCTTGCAAACAGCAGCCGAAACAGCTTTACAACTGCCAGATGTATATTTACACGAGGTACAACAGCGTTACCGTACCCGCCGCGATTTCCTCATTCAAGGCTTAGGAGAATTGGGTTGGGATATCCCCAAAACTAAGGCAACAATGTATTTATGGGTCAAATGTCCTGTGGGTATGGGTTCCACGGATTTTGCCCTGAACCTATTGCAGCAAACAGGTGTTGTTGTTACCCCAGGTAATGCCTTTGGGATTGCAGGTGAAGGTTATGTCAGGATTAGTTTAATAGCAGACTGCGATCGCTTGGGTGAAGCCTTACATCGCTTCAAACAAGCAGGTATTTCCTATCAACCTGAAGCTGTACTTTCTACTTGA
- a CDS encoding DUF4168 domain-containing protein: MKITPNSVFQKSLQQMFFRSLCLGFVTTASLVASTLTWSSKASAQTLSVDNTEVTNYAQAVLAMEPSRQKAFEEIKKLIGSGEIPQIVCNDSNSMNRLPNKARNIAVNYCNNSQKIVENNGLSIDRFNNITIELQNNNNLKRQVYNTLIRLQKTPETR; this comes from the coding sequence ATGAAAATAACTCCTAATTCAGTTTTCCAAAAGAGCTTACAACAGATGTTTTTTCGCAGTTTATGTCTTGGTTTTGTTACCACTGCTAGTTTAGTTGCTAGTACCTTGACATGGAGTTCAAAAGCTAGCGCGCAAACTCTATCAGTTGATAATACTGAAGTTACCAATTATGCTCAAGCCGTTTTGGCAATGGAGCCATCACGTCAAAAAGCTTTTGAAGAAATTAAAAAACTTATTGGTAGCGGAGAAATTCCTCAAATTGTTTGTAACGACTCTAATAGTATGAACCGTCTACCAAATAAGGCCAGAAATATCGCAGTCAATTATTGTAATAACTCTCAAAAAATAGTCGAAAATAATGGTCTTAGCATTGATCGTTTTAACAATATTACTATAGAGTTACAAAATAACAATAACTTGAAACGGCAAGTTTACAATACATTAATCCGTCTGCAAAAAACTCCTGAAACTAGATAA
- a CDS encoding helix-turn-helix transcriptional regulator yields MIPLTKTSINVNTAVLPKQASVKLPNLQQAEFLQEILEGLGDGILILTTAGELVHANASAHHICSQLNQGHFDSNYIPSAIWHLCQFLIDNQRLLSDPIMMLSDEIVLDKSTIFRIRIKFMDLEIFDIPCLLVTLENRCESMKNIAIAEIKKYELTPREAEIWCLYRSNYSYKEIAVKLHITLNTVKKHMKNIHAKRQDFLTNPN; encoded by the coding sequence ATGATTCCGCTCACAAAGACATCTATAAATGTAAATACCGCAGTTTTACCAAAACAAGCGAGTGTTAAATTACCTAACTTGCAACAAGCTGAGTTTTTACAAGAGATTTTAGAAGGATTAGGAGATGGTATTTTAATTTTAACTACAGCAGGTGAGCTAGTTCATGCTAATGCATCTGCTCATCACATTTGTTCTCAACTAAATCAAGGACATTTTGATTCTAATTATATTCCTTCAGCTATTTGGCATCTTTGTCAATTTTTAATTGATAATCAAAGATTGTTATCTGATCCAATCATGATGTTATCTGACGAAATTGTACTTGATAAGTCAACTATATTTCGGATTCGGATAAAATTTATGGATTTAGAAATATTCGATATTCCTTGCTTATTAGTGACCTTGGAAAATCGATGTGAGTCTATGAAAAACATAGCGATCGCTGAAATTAAAAAATATGAATTAACACCGCGAGAAGCTGAAATTTGGTGTTTATATAGAAGTAACTACAGCTATAAAGAGATTGCTGTTAAGCTTCATATTACTTTAAATACAGTGAAAAAGCACATGAAAAACATTCATGCTAAACGGCAAGACTTTCTGACAAATCCAAATTAG
- a CDS encoding IS701 family transposase yields the protein MDVELQILKHLSRDAHPTVALIDEYCAEYKDLFKEVRNYECFKYLHLGIISTIKRKSLPEIAKVVSINSAQSLHHFIAYSDWSVKKLKSRRLNKLKRALNDQAITVVIDETGDRKKGKKTDYVARQYLGSVGKIDNGIVTVNAYGVYDNITFPLSFKVFKPKGTLKEGDKYKTKIELASEIITELISEGFNIELVLADSLYGESSEFIRKLNEYELAYVVAIRNNHGVWLPANQSVRANKWCKFKRTFSNQKSETRYIREIIYGKKRTITYWEITTDPETMPENSTSFVMTNLQGNLKKILGDLYGLRTWVEYGFRQCKQELGWTDYRFTNFQHIQRWWEIIFCVYTMISLSSPPFLSLNQAPQIETEVQNSVCIDCVDFSNHKQWNHDYGWKNTLNNLRLIVQPLLLFWLIYPWLDVFPNSDLLLGFNHLICTMNQFKPFFSSG from the coding sequence ATGGATGTAGAATTACAAATCCTGAAACATTTGTCGAGAGATGCCCACCCAACAGTTGCGCTCATAGATGAATATTGTGCAGAGTATAAAGACCTGTTCAAAGAGGTAAGAAATTATGAATGCTTTAAATATTTACATTTGGGGATAATATCAACGATAAAAAGAAAATCGTTACCAGAAATAGCTAAAGTAGTAAGTATAAACTCTGCTCAGTCATTACATCATTTTATAGCCTATTCAGATTGGTCAGTAAAGAAATTAAAGAGCCGAAGATTAAATAAATTAAAGAGAGCGTTAAACGATCAGGCGATAACCGTAGTAATAGATGAAACAGGAGACAGGAAAAAAGGTAAAAAGACAGATTATGTGGCTAGACAATATTTAGGGAGCGTAGGAAAAATAGATAATGGAATAGTGACAGTCAATGCTTATGGAGTTTATGACAATATAACATTTCCCTTAAGTTTCAAAGTATTCAAACCAAAGGGGACTTTAAAAGAAGGAGATAAATATAAAACTAAAATAGAATTAGCGTCAGAAATTATTACAGAATTAATTAGTGAAGGCTTTAATATTGAGTTGGTACTGGCGGATAGTTTATATGGTGAGAGTAGCGAATTCATCAGAAAATTGAATGAATATGAATTAGCTTATGTTGTGGCAATAAGAAATAATCACGGAGTCTGGCTACCAGCCAACCAGAGCGTTAGAGCGAATAAGTGGTGTAAATTTAAAAGAACATTTAGCAATCAAAAATCAGAGACTAGATATATTCGAGAAATAATTTATGGAAAAAAAAGAACCATAACTTATTGGGAAATAACTACTGACCCAGAAACCATGCCGGAAAATTCTACTTCTTTCGTGATGACAAATCTTCAAGGTAACTTGAAGAAGATTTTAGGCGACTTATATGGATTAAGAACCTGGGTTGAATATGGTTTTCGGCAGTGTAAACAGGAACTGGGCTGGACAGATTACAGGTTTACAAATTTCCAACATATTCAGAGATGGTGGGAGATTATTTTTTGTGTCTACACAATGATTAGTTTAAGTTCTCCACCTTTCTTATCCTTAAATCAAGCTCCTCAAATTGAAACAGAGGTACAAAACAGTGTTTGTATTGATTGTGTAGATTTTTCTAATCATAAACAATGGAATCATGATTATGGATGGAAGAATACTTTAAATAATCTTCGCTTAATTGTTCAACCTCTCTTATTATTTTGGTTGATTTATCCCTGGCTAGATGTTTTTCCCAATTCCGATTTATTGCTTGGATTTAATCACCTAATTTGTACAATGAACCAATTTAAACCTTTTTTCTCTTCTGGATAA
- a CDS encoding bifunctional serine/threonine-protein kinase/formylglycine-generating enzyme family protein, whose translation MALEYGLDRKTLDGRYKILKKLAEGNFGETYLARDEKRPSKPICVVKRLKPKYNHPKILELFEQEAVMLEKLGEHPQIPRLLAHFTVENELYIIQDYVQGHTLRKEIIRGKPLPEGVVTKLLQDILEVLVFVHRHNVIHRDIKPENVMRCKQSGKLFLIDFGSVKELGNFLMNLQRMINSTVFIGTPGYIPKEQARGRPRLCSDIYALGMMGIEALTGITPYFLQEDSLTGLPLWRNKVKVSDRLADVLDIMVCDNHNRRYRSAVEALQALTSTLVLPPSLPLLVSSSPSNPKKQSDLNSSELNQIESETVILSLEQFEFETATIEPSFNSTTAYQINRSRQVAQGFIEDLGNNINLAMVSIPGGQFLMGSPEDESKKFDAESPQHLVTVKPFFISIFPVTQAQWKAVAELPLINRNLNSEPANFKGINRPVEQVSWDDAVEFCARLRQKTGQNYRLPSEAEWEYACRARTITPFSFGETLTSSLASYNNTSIHNAGVPGKNYCQTIPVGSFPANAFGLHDMHGLVWEWCADHWHDNYEGAPFDSSVWLSKDDSQSRLIRGGSWKSSAKLCRSAYRSWNPQDGRGNILGFRVVVSF comes from the coding sequence ATGGCACTTGAGTATGGGCTTGATAGAAAAACTCTAGATGGACGCTATAAAATCCTTAAAAAACTAGCTGAAGGTAACTTTGGTGAAACTTACTTGGCAAGAGATGAAAAACGCCCTAGTAAACCTATATGTGTAGTTAAGCGACTCAAGCCCAAGTATAACCATCCCAAGATCCTAGAACTGTTTGAGCAAGAAGCAGTAATGCTGGAGAAATTGGGCGAACATCCTCAAATTCCCAGATTGTTGGCTCATTTTACTGTCGAGAATGAACTGTATATTATCCAAGATTACGTCCAAGGACATACCCTCAGAAAAGAAATTATCCGGGGAAAGCCTTTACCAGAAGGCGTTGTCACAAAGCTGTTGCAGGATATTTTAGAAGTACTGGTGTTTGTGCATCGACACAATGTAATTCACCGAGATATCAAGCCGGAAAATGTGATGCGGTGTAAACAAAGTGGCAAGCTGTTTCTAATTGACTTTGGTTCGGTGAAAGAACTAGGTAACTTCTTAATGAATCTTCAGAGAATGATTAATTCTACTGTGTTCATTGGTACTCCAGGCTATATACCCAAAGAACAAGCCAGAGGCAGGCCTCGCTTGTGTAGTGATATTTACGCTTTAGGCATGATGGGCATTGAAGCTTTGACAGGTATTACTCCCTATTTCCTACAAGAAGATTCCTTGACTGGGCTACCTTTGTGGCGTAACAAGGTAAAGGTGAGCGATCGTCTTGCTGATGTTTTAGACATAATGGTATGTGATAATCATAATAGGCGCTATCGGTCGGCAGTTGAAGCATTACAAGCACTGACTTCAACTTTAGTTTTACCGCCATCGCTGCCGTTGTTAGTTTCATCTTCACCATCAAACCCCAAAAAACAATCTGATCTCAATTCCTCTGAGTTAAATCAAATTGAATCGGAAACAGTAATTTTATCTCTAGAGCAATTTGAATTTGAGACAGCAACTATAGAGCCATCTTTTAATTCTACAACTGCCTACCAAATTAATCGTAGTCGTCAAGTTGCTCAAGGTTTTATTGAAGACTTAGGCAATAATATTAATTTGGCAATGGTATCAATTCCTGGTGGGCAGTTCCTCATGGGTTCGCCAGAAGATGAGTCAAAAAAATTTGATGCCGAAAGTCCCCAGCATCTTGTAACAGTTAAACCTTTTTTCATCAGTATATTTCCAGTTACTCAAGCACAATGGAAAGCTGTTGCAGAACTGCCCTTAATTAACCGCAATCTTAATTCTGAACCAGCTAATTTTAAAGGCATAAACCGCCCAGTAGAACAAGTTTCTTGGGACGATGCAGTAGAGTTTTGTGCTAGGCTACGTCAGAAAACAGGACAAAACTACCGACTTCCTAGCGAAGCCGAGTGGGAATATGCTTGTCGTGCTAGAACTATTACTCCTTTTTCTTTTGGTGAAACTCTTACCTCTAGCTTGGCAAGTTATAACAATACCTCTATACATAATGCTGGAGTTCCAGGAAAAAATTATTGTCAAACCATTCCAGTAGGAAGTTTTCCGGCAAACGCCTTTGGATTGCATGATATGCACGGGTTAGTTTGGGAATGGTGCGCCGATCATTGGCACGACAATTATGAAGGCGCACCCTTTGATAGTAGTGTGTGGTTGTCTAAAGATGACAGTCAGTCTCGTCTAATTCGAGGCGGTTCTTGGAAAAGTTCTGCGAAGCTGTGTAGGTCTGCATATCGCAGTTGGAATCCTCAGGACGGTCGAGGTAATATCCTCGGTTTTCGGGTTGTAGTTTCTTTTTGA
- the holA gene encoding DNA polymerase III subunit delta, producing MPIYVYWGEDDFAIEQAIASLRDRILDPLWISFNYTAFPPEQADAVICGLNQVMTPTFGAGGRLVWLSNTTICQHCPEDVLTEMARTLPSIPDNSFLLLTIHNKPDERLKSTKLLKQFATEFREFPLIPPWKTELLIQAVNQAAQARGMKLTPKAAEMLAEAVGNNTRLLDNELEKLQLYIADNHQSLNEDTIIRLVRNTTQNSLQLAAAIRIGDAAKALTILNDLMNASEPGLRIVATLIGQFRTWLLVKIIMESGERNPQAIAKATEVGNPKRIYFLQQEVKLLSVQQLISCLPLLLELEVSLKQGSTEISALQTKVIELCQVCRAS from the coding sequence ATGCCAATTTATGTTTACTGGGGTGAAGATGATTTTGCTATTGAACAAGCTATTGCTTCGTTGCGCGATCGCATTCTTGATCCTTTATGGATAAGTTTTAACTATACTGCATTTCCCCCAGAGCAAGCCGACGCTGTAATCTGTGGGTTAAACCAAGTGATGACACCAACCTTTGGCGCAGGTGGCCGTTTAGTGTGGTTGAGCAATACTACTATCTGTCAACATTGTCCAGAAGATGTCCTCACAGAAATGGCGCGAACTTTGCCGAGTATTCCAGACAATTCTTTTTTATTGCTTACTATTCACAATAAACCTGATGAACGGCTAAAATCTACAAAATTACTCAAACAATTCGCTACTGAGTTCCGGGAATTTCCCCTCATTCCTCCCTGGAAGACAGAATTACTTATACAAGCTGTCAATCAAGCTGCTCAAGCTAGAGGTATGAAACTGACTCCTAAGGCTGCGGAAATGTTGGCAGAAGCTGTAGGCAATAATACACGGCTTCTCGACAATGAATTAGAGAAATTGCAACTTTACATAGCAGATAACCATCAGTCTTTAAATGAAGATACTATTATCCGATTAGTAAGAAATACTACACAAAATAGTTTACAATTAGCAGCAGCAATTAGAATAGGGGATGCAGCTAAAGCATTAACTATCTTGAATGATCTCATGAATGCTTCTGAACCGGGATTACGGATAGTTGCGACTCTAATCGGTCAATTTCGCACTTGGTTATTGGTCAAGATTATTATGGAAAGTGGTGAGCGTAATCCCCAAGCGATCGCTAAGGCTACTGAGGTCGGCAACCCTAAGCGTATCTATTTTTTACAGCAAGAAGTAAAATTACTTTCTGTACAGCAATTAATTTCTTGTTTACCTCTACTATTGGAGTTAGAGGTTAGTCTCAAGCAAGGATCTACGGAAATATCTGCACTGCAAACTAAAGTTATAGAACTTTGTCAAGTATGCCGAGCAAGTTAA
- a CDS encoding Uma2 family endonuclease — MVSNLKEFLEDSELAQIDDPEEKFVTSGVSWQIYEALLTKLKDNSHYRVTYLDEILEIVSPSIRHENLKKRLAILIERYLYSQRIRFSPMGSSTIKRQLKQAGIEPDECYCIGEKKNIPDLAIEVNITSGSINKLEIYRRLGVVEVWIWQFNRLKLYHLREETPFEFLDTHGYKQITSSELLPKLNIALLEQCVQISDDIEAIDQFEQGA; from the coding sequence ATGGTCAGCAACCTAAAAGAATTTTTAGAAGATTCAGAACTTGCACAGATTGATGACCCCGAAGAAAAATTTGTCACTAGTGGCGTTAGTTGGCAAATATATGAAGCATTACTAACCAAACTAAAAGATAACTCTCATTATCGTGTCACTTACTTGGATGAAATTTTAGAAATTGTGTCACCGTCTATCCGACATGAAAATCTCAAAAAACGCTTGGCTATTTTGATTGAACGTTATCTGTATTCTCAGCGTATTCGATTCAGCCCAATGGGAAGTTCTACTATTAAAAGACAACTCAAGCAAGCTGGGATTGAACCGGATGAATGTTATTGCATTGGCGAGAAGAAAAACATCCCAGACTTAGCTATAGAAGTTAACATTACTAGTGGGAGCATTAATAAATTAGAAATTTATCGTCGATTGGGAGTTGTTGAAGTTTGGATTTGGCAATTCAATCGACTTAAACTTTACCATTTGCGAGAAGAAACACCATTTGAGTTTTTGGATACCCACGGCTATAAACAAATTACGTCAAGTGAATTATTACCAAAATTAAATATTGCTTTATTAGAGCAATGTGTCCAGATTTCAGACGATATTGAAGCTATTGATCAATTTGAACAAGGTGCATAG
- a CDS encoding iron-containing alcohol dehydrogenase family protein: MLNQLFSTQTLSTQTSSSLFTLTVAPAKVIRGSGVLEIAAAEIARLGSRPLIVVGKRTLATVSNHLQAILENPGLQIVQVSYGVDCCETSLKSLTKAAKDHKADVVIGIGGGKAMDTAKLVADQLQLPVITIPTSAATCAAWTALSNVYSETGAFLYDVALTHCPDLLILDYKLIQTAPPSTLVAGIGDAIAKWYEASVSSGHLQQTLIIAAVQQARVLRDILLQKSTAALQEPGSEVWQEVVDANVLLAGVIGGLGGAQCRTVAAHAVHNGLTHIAKHGSIHGEKVAYGILVQLRLEEMIPGNQLAAASRQQLLKFYAEIGLPQKLGDLGLGDITLSELQTAAEIALAPNSDIHRLPFKVALEQLMAAMVSTTAPTDYKDTTSRVLTRGISDEVEE; encoded by the coding sequence ATGCTTAATCAATTATTTTCTACTCAAACTTTGTCTACTCAAACCTCTAGCTCGTTATTTACACTTACTGTTGCTCCGGCAAAAGTTATTCGTGGTTCTGGTGTCTTGGAGATAGCAGCAGCAGAAATTGCTCGTTTAGGAAGTCGTCCTTTAATTGTGGTAGGGAAGCGCACTCTTGCTACTGTCTCCAATCATCTGCAAGCAATTTTGGAAAATCCAGGATTGCAAATTGTCCAAGTTTCTTATGGTGTAGATTGCTGTGAAACGAGTCTGAAATCTTTAACAAAGGCGGCTAAAGACCATAAAGCTGATGTCGTTATTGGCATTGGTGGCGGTAAAGCAATGGATACGGCTAAATTAGTCGCTGATCAGTTGCAGTTACCAGTAATAACAATTCCAACCTCGGCGGCGACCTGTGCAGCTTGGACTGCTCTTTCTAATGTATATTCGGAAACAGGAGCATTTTTATATGATGTGGCATTGACTCACTGTCCCGATTTATTAATACTTGACTATAAATTAATTCAAACTGCACCACCAAGTACATTAGTAGCTGGAATTGGTGATGCGATCGCCAAGTGGTATGAAGCCTCAGTTAGTAGTGGGCATTTACAGCAAACTTTAATTATTGCCGCAGTGCAACAAGCGCGAGTTTTGCGAGATATCTTATTACAAAAATCAACTGCCGCCTTGCAAGAACCAGGCAGCGAAGTATGGCAAGAAGTCGTAGATGCCAACGTTTTATTGGCTGGGGTAATTGGGGGACTAGGCGGGGCGCAGTGCCGTACCGTTGCCGCTCATGCTGTACACAACGGCTTAACTCATATTGCCAAACACGGCAGTATCCACGGTGAAAAAGTCGCCTACGGGATCTTAGTACAATTGCGCTTAGAAGAAATGATTCCAGGCAATCAACTGGCAGCAGCCTCAAGGCAACAATTATTGAAGTTTTACGCAGAGATTGGGCTACCACAAAAATTAGGTGATTTGGGATTAGGTGATATTACATTAAGCGAGTTGCAAACAGCCGCGGAAATTGCCTTAGCTCCCAATTCGGACATCCATCGACTACCATTTAAAGTTGCACTAGAACAGTTAATGGCAGCGATGGTTTCTACCACTGCACCAACAGATTATAAAGACACGACAAGTCGGGTCTTGACCAGGGGAATAAGCGACGAGGTTGAGGAATGA
- a CDS encoding vanadium-dependent haloperoxidase codes for MSNELHWHQDCQELGPENNKQRRQSSRSIRRDAAQIAFNRGAAKHVCNGEEQEYKGKDGSPNFIANFSKGLPHNELGEVDPKAYKALLKALESGKPQDFEAIPLGKDRKLTNPQAGLGFDLEGPDGHALAIPPAPRIDSPQNSGEMAELYWMALLRDINFTDFSQNSEVAEAVADLSTFSDFRGPKVDGCITPDTLFRGNYAGDLVGPYISQFLLKDIHYGSLTISQKQQTVVPDINYLTDYDSWLDIQNGKIPSGDKFDPKPRYIRNIRDIGQYVHVDALYEAYLNACLILLDMKAPEDEGNPYKNSQTQIGFGTFGGPHILSLVTEVATRALKAVWFQKWYVHRRLRPEAFGGLIHNHLTGRATYPIDKEIFRSSALEKVHHLYGTYLLPMAFPEGSPTHPAYGAGHATVAGACVTILKAWFDESWVIPNPVVPNNDGTELVAYTGNDAEKLTVGGELNKVAANISLARDGAGVHWRTDYTESVKLGEQIAIGILQEQSLTFNEENFFTLTKFDGTKIKISCDEVKHLMVEKDE; via the coding sequence ATGTCTAACGAACTTCACTGGCATCAAGACTGTCAAGAACTTGGCCCTGAAAATAATAAACAACGTCGGCAATCATCTCGTTCAATACGTCGTGACGCAGCACAAATTGCTTTTAATCGGGGTGCAGCCAAGCATGTTTGCAACGGTGAAGAACAGGAATATAAAGGTAAGGATGGCTCTCCTAATTTTATTGCCAACTTCTCTAAAGGCTTACCACACAACGAACTTGGCGAAGTAGACCCCAAAGCCTACAAAGCCCTATTAAAAGCTCTTGAGAGTGGTAAACCACAAGACTTTGAAGCTATTCCTTTAGGTAAAGACCGTAAGCTTACCAATCCCCAAGCAGGACTGGGTTTTGACTTAGAAGGCCCCGATGGTCATGCACTGGCTATACCTCCAGCACCTCGTATTGACTCACCCCAAAACTCCGGGGAAATGGCCGAACTTTACTGGATGGCACTATTACGGGATATTAACTTCACCGACTTTAGTCAAAATTCCGAAGTAGCGGAAGCAGTAGCTGATTTATCTACATTCTCTGATTTTCGTGGGCCAAAAGTTGATGGCTGCATCACTCCAGACACCCTTTTTCGGGGTAATTATGCTGGTGACTTAGTTGGTCCTTATATTTCTCAGTTTTTACTCAAAGATATTCATTACGGTTCCTTGACAATTTCTCAAAAACAGCAAACCGTAGTACCCGATATCAATTACTTAACTGATTACGACTCTTGGTTAGACATCCAAAACGGTAAGATACCAAGTGGAGATAAATTTGACCCCAAACCCCGCTATATCCGCAACATTCGAGATATTGGTCAATATGTCCACGTTGATGCTCTTTATGAAGCTTACTTAAATGCTTGTTTAATTCTGTTAGACATGAAGGCTCCAGAGGATGAGGGTAATCCTTATAAAAATTCCCAAACCCAAATAGGATTTGGTACTTTCGGAGGCCCGCACATTCTCAGCTTGGTAACTGAAGTTGCAACGCGAGCGCTGAAAGCCGTGTGGTTTCAAAAGTGGTACGTGCATCGTCGCTTGCGTCCAGAAGCATTTGGAGGACTGATTCATAATCATTTAACTGGACGTGCAACATATCCAATTGATAAAGAAATTTTCCGTTCCAGTGCATTAGAGAAAGTTCATCATCTTTATGGTACTTATCTGCTGCCAATGGCATTTCCTGAAGGTTCTCCTACCCATCCTGCCTACGGTGCTGGACATGCCACTGTCGCTGGTGCTTGTGTAACCATACTCAAAGCTTGGTTTGACGAGTCTTGGGTAATTCCTAACCCAGTAGTTCCCAATAATGATGGAACTGAATTAGTTGCATACACTGGTAATGATGCAGAGAAACTAACTGTCGGTGGTGAACTGAATAAAGTTGCTGCTAATATTTCGCTGGCTCGTGATGGAGCAGGTGTTCATTGGCGTACTGATTATACAGAGTCAGTTAAACTTGGTGAACAAATAGCGATTGGCATTCTGCAAGAGCAGTCACTTACCTTTAATGAAGAGAACTTTTTCACGCTCACAAAATTTGATGGCACAAAAATTAAGATTTCTTGCGATGAGGTAAAACACTTAATGGTTGAAAAAGATGAATAG
- a CDS encoding DUF1868 domain-containing protein: MDDNYQTYLNRVARMTLPEAYRSQIQHIQESAKFQPDSGARRAAPFPGYTLITPTAAEESKNSVFYAQLQAYQQELLQLPVDNDLIVPVPSASFHLTLADLIWDDAFRDACAKNPEFEQQLRSCCAEIFQQYQQSVTKVANPIYWQMLGLIVMPRAVGVCLVPQDERCYEQILQFRRTIYQNPKLIALGIEQHYHFTAHITLGYFGEVSPNLDRTNLSTMLSQLNQQWLLNSPEFLINRVELRKFDDMTYYHRESDWPSLDF, from the coding sequence TTGGACGACAACTATCAAACTTACCTGAATCGGGTAGCAAGAATGACGCTGCCAGAAGCTTACAGATCCCAAATCCAGCATATCCAGGAATCAGCTAAATTTCAGCCAGATTCTGGAGCTAGACGAGCAGCGCCTTTCCCTGGCTACACTTTAATTACCCCGACTGCGGCAGAAGAATCAAAAAATTCTGTTTTCTATGCCCAATTACAAGCTTACCAACAGGAACTTTTGCAGTTACCTGTAGACAACGATTTGATTGTCCCTGTACCTTCTGCCAGCTTTCATCTAACCTTGGCGGATTTAATTTGGGATGATGCCTTTCGTGATGCCTGTGCCAAAAATCCTGAATTTGAACAACAATTACGCTCTTGCTGTGCTGAAATTTTTCAGCAATATCAACAATCCGTAACAAAGGTAGCTAATCCAATTTATTGGCAAATGTTGGGATTGATAGTAATGCCAAGAGCAGTTGGTGTTTGTTTAGTACCACAGGATGAACGTTGCTACGAGCAGATTTTGCAATTTCGTCGCACAATTTATCAAAATCCAAAGTTAATAGCTTTGGGTATTGAACAGCATTATCATTTTACAGCCCATATCACATTAGGCTACTTTGGGGAGGTTTCGCCAAATCTAGACCGCACAAATCTCAGTACCATGCTTTCTCAGTTAAATCAGCAATGGTTGCTAAATTCTCCAGAATTTTTGATTAACCGTGTTGAATTGCGGAAATTTGACGATATGACCTACTATCATCGTGAATCAGACTGGCCAAGTTTAGATTTTTGA